TGCCTGGTGGGAAGAACTGCCCCACAGGGAAGGTCTCCATGGAGCCCTATTacagggagtttttttttttatttccacagCAGATGAGGCAGCAATTCTTCTCTGAGGTTGGCTCTGAAAACACTTGCCCGAGCAAGCAACTGATTGACCCTGGGGAAAGGTGAAGCTGGAGAGGAGCAAATGTCTGTTAAAACTGACTTGGGCCACTTGGAGGTGGGAGGCGGGCTGTGCTTAGGTCAACCTGCTCAGGATCCCCTTTTATGCCCCTTTCCCAAGTGGCGCAACCAATGACCAGAGCATCCTCAGCACTGGGTCTAATTCGGTGAGGTTTTATTGTAGAAATGTGGCCCCTGTTGACCCAGGACACCCTAACCACAGAGTGCTGCAGGTGGAACCCGGTGCCTCTAGACCAGCTTCCCCTTCCCCTGTGCGGGCAAAGAAAACTGGGTTCTCGGACCCGGGCGGCACCCGTTTAAACTCTGCGTCCCCtcacttcccaccccagggacgcAGCCTCTGAGGGCCATCATTCCTAAGTCCAGCTGAGTTCACATTCGGATCCTAGTGGGACTCTCCAGTGCCAAAGAGTGGGAAAGGCGGTAGTAGCCGCAAGAAAACGGCCACAGGGCAAGGAGTCCAGACAGGCAGCTCGAACCTAGCTGCGCGCTTGGCTAGCTGCACGCTCCTCTCGCCTGCTCCTTCGGCAAAGTAGGGAAGTCAGCTGGCGGCGAGGAAGGCTCCCTGGTCCGGGCAGATGCGCTGTCTTCAGGAAGGCACCCCGGCTGGTCCCGCTGCCCACGGAAGAAAGCCTCCACCAGGGGAGCAGCACAGTTCCCCGCGACCAGGAGGATGGGGACCCTCTGCAGCCTCCTAACGCCTCCGACTCCCTTGATGCACACGGTGCTGCTCGAGGGCGGGAAGGGTGTGGGGGGGTCAAAGTGCAGTGTTCCCAGGGGCATCAGGTGCACCCTGCCCAGCTCATACCTACTGCTGGTGGCGAGACCCGGACCCGGTGTGGCTACACCGGCCGCATCTTCCAGGGCGCGCGCGCGTCCCGCAGAGAGCGGTCGTGGGGCAGAGCGGCGAAGGCCGAGTGGCGCAGCTGGCAGCCGATAAAGAGGATGACGAGCGCCACggagagcagcagcaggaagaagagCAGTAGGTAGGTGGGCAGGTCGGGCTTGGCGGCCGCACCGTCCCGCATCCCGCGCGCGGTGGCCAGCTCCAGCGGCAAAGCGCCCTCCGCCTTGACCGTGGCTGCCAGCGCCAGCGCGCCGCCTACCGCCGCCTCGGGGCCGCCCGTGGTGTTGAACACGTCGCCGTACATGGCCCGCGGGGCTGCCGACCCCCGGCCGCCTCACTTCGCTTCCATGGTGCGCCCTGCCCGCTTCTCTACGCGCGACCGACCGCAAGCCAGGTGCCTGCGGGACCGCCGGGACTGCGAAGTCCCGGACTGCTTCCTTGCCACCGCACTCAGCTGCCCTCTCTGCGGGGTGGTGGACCCCAGCGCTCCGAGCTGGACGGCTCGGCACCCGCGATCCCCGGACTTTTCAGATCTGTCACCGTCGCCACCCACGGTTCTGAATCATTCACCTGGGTTTACGGCCGTCCTTTcagttcaaaccccagctccgGTGAGCTCCAGGCTCCAGGACACCCCTGGGCTGCGGCGCTGGCGGAGAGAGGTGAGTGGTGCGTGCGGCCGCAGCTCGGGGTTCCTGCTCTGCACCTCCAGACACCAGTGCACCGAAGGCTCAGTCTGGGAGTCCTCCGCGTCCTCCCGCTGCCGAATCTCAGAGCAGTTCTGCAGCCTTGAGTCCCCGCTGAGACACCTGGTGTGCGGCGAGCCTGTCCCCGCTGGCTCCAGCTGCTGCGCTCCAGTCGAGAGCAGGAGACTGAGCTCCGAGGCGGCCCCGCGAGCTCCGGTCCCGGGCAGGGGGCGGGACTGGTGGCGACTGTCCCCGGGGAGCGGCTGCGAACCAATGAGAGCGAGAGAGGACAGGGCTGCGCCTGCCCCCGGCCCGGCCTCACATCACTCACGGAAGGAGGGAcacacagagagggagggagggaggaaaaacaCAGGGTCACGGAAAGACAGATGGACGAGGAGCAGATTACAGACCTATGAACAGAGACACGCAAAACGGACACAATATGGACAGCAAACCGATTCGGAGACCAGCCTCAGCCACGCATGGACACCTGCTTTCGTCCTTCTCATTCATGGACATTCTCCCTCCAGGCACAGCCCAGTTGGCTCCCAGCCCCAAGACTGAGTAGTTCTGGGAGGGCCAGAAGGCTGAGCGCAAGGGCAGAGGGCTCCCAGATGAGCTGAAGCTGCTTCCTGGGGCCCCGCTCCTCCCCAGTGGAGTGCACATGTGAGCTCACCTTCTCAGCTCACCTGGCCTGCAGTGCT
The nucleotide sequence above comes from Bos indicus isolate NIAB-ARS_2022 breed Sahiwal x Tharparkar chromosome 7, NIAB-ARS_B.indTharparkar_mat_pri_1.0, whole genome shotgun sequence. Encoded proteins:
- the SMIM32 gene encoding small integral membrane protein 32 — protein: MYGDVFNTTGGPEAAVGGALALAATVKAEGALPLELATARGMRDGAAAKPDLPTYLLLFFLLLLSVALVILFIGCQLRHSAFAALPHDRSLRDARAPWKMRPV